The region AGGTCTGGGGATTTCCTGCCAGCAATTAATAAGGAGGTACCCTGGCCTTCTAGAACAGAGACCAGGGGGTGAAGGGGGTTCACAGCCTGGGTGTGAATAGATGAGCTTCAGAACATGCCCAGACCGCAGACAGATCAAGGAAGCAACCACTGTCCACCACCAGCCCCAGGGTGACCAAGGGACTTACCTTCCCCCTGCCTCACCCATTTCCCAGCAGgtccctggggggtgggggggtgccatCTGTGCCTCCTGACCCAGGCCTTGGGTGTGGAGAGGCATCTGCTAGAACAAAGCAGGCACCACGTAGGGTGGGAGGGACCCGGTGAGGCCTGCGAGGCCCTGCTCACCCACTGGCCCAGGGTGGGGCGTATATGCCAAGACCCACTGTACACCTGGCATCCTGGAGCCATGTGTCTGAGGGGCACCCCCGTGCCTGCTACCCCATCCACAGGTGGCGTTCCCTATATCTTACCCTGGCCATGCCTCTAGGCCCAGTTCCTAGCTGAACCCTCCTTGCCTGCCAGCTGGGTTTCCTCCTGCCACCTGAACTGTTGCTCTGTGTCACCTCCCCATGCCCATCTGTAGACCAGAGGTGCAGACCCAGAGGGGGAGGGGCATCCAGTGGGGCAGGAGCACAGCTCCCCAAGGCAGTGGTGCTCATCCATGTCCTTCCCTGCCTCCAGGAAGTGCCTTACCTGTGACACCCAGAAAAGTGCCCTTTAGTAATGGGTTCACCTGAGCCCACCAACAGGGCAATCTCCCCCGCCCTGGGGTCCTGCCTCGCctgccaaagaaataaacactgaaaaaGCCACTGTGGGTGTTCAGACCTTGGTTTGCTCCCCTCTCTTTGAACCTTTGTGTCCCTCCACTTTGGGAGGGGATTACCAGCCTAGGGTGCTGTGGGGGTTTCTGGAAGCATCCAGGAGAGACACAAGTGCATGTCTTTGGGGCAGGTGCTGCCTACTTCTGGGCCTCAGCATCCAGCTTTAGTTGTGGGCAGTAGCAGGCATAGAACTGAGACAGGTGGCATGGGGTTGGGTGGGAGAGTCTTGGCCTTTATGGGGTAGGGGAGGAAAGGAACGGGGTCTGGATGActtagggaagccccaagaggcCACTTGGTTTAGGGTCTAGAAGTGGTGGTCTGGCCTGGAAGGGTTGGAGGTGCCCTAATGACACTGACATGATTAGTGAAAAGCACTGGCTGGGGCTCACCCAGCCTTGCCACCAGCTCGGCACCATTTGCCTGAAGTGCTTTTCAAGGATCAGGCTTCACACGGAGTTAGGTGAACCTGAGACCCCACTCTCTCCcagccttggtttccccatctgtgaagggGTCTGGCTGGAGGGCAGAGGAATGGCGTTCTAGGCAGGGGCCGAGGAGGCCAGGAGACTGTCCCCAGCCTGGGCTGTGAGGCAGGGATGGGAAACTCCAGAGGGGTCagcatggggagggggagggaggatggTGAGGAGTCCATGGCTCAGGGTCCTGTGGCTCAGGGTCCCTCAGGGAGGGGATGGCGGAGCTGGACCCTTGACCACTTGGAGGCCAAGGAGAAGCTGAAGGGCATGTGGGTGGGCCTTGGGGACAGACCATCATATCTGTGAGTCAGTTAACACTTTATTGTTATTTTGCCCTTTTGTTGGGAACTGACGCCCCCTACCCACCCTGACACCAGGCTTCTTGGGGTTTAGGGGCTCATGGACCCTCTGCTCCAGCCTCAGAGTTTTCCAGGTCGGAGCTATTTGTATCGTTTGCCATCTCGGTGGTGTACCCGGTGCTGCTGTGGTTCAGACAACGCCTGCTGACCCCCAGTGATCCTGGGCTGGGGGCCATGCCAAATCACATCCCAGATCCAAGTCACGAAGGTGGACACCTGTGTGTACACGTCGGGCGTCTTGGGATCCCCGCACCAGAGACCAGAGAAGGAGACGAGGCCATAGGCCCGATTTCTGCATACCAGGGGTCCTCCAGAGTCCGCCTGGGGGTGGAGGCAAAGGTGAGGTCAGGGGTCTCTTGCTGGACCTCACTTTCCTTAAAGGAGCTAATGTGTGTAGATCTAATCTGGACCTTCTCTACCTCAAAACCCTTTTATGTCCCATGGACACTCCCCAGAGCCTGGGCCGGGACCATGGCTCCCCAGTGCTCTTAGAGCAAAGACTAACCACGTCATCTCAGCCTTTAGGGCCTGGAGGAGCCAGCCCCCACCGCTTgtctgccctcctctcccccagctcACTTGGTTCCAGCCAGACATACCAGCTGTTCCTGCAGCAAACCGAGCTCCCACCTctgcgtgctaagttgtttcagttgtgtccaagtctttgcgaccctatggactatagctctccaagctcctctgtccatgagattctccaggaaagaatactgaagtgggttgctgtgccctcctccagggaattttcctgacccagggatcgaagccacgtctctgacatctcctgcattgactggggagttctttaccacaagtgccacctgggaagcccaaactccaACCTTTAGGCTTTTGCATATCCTTGAGACCCATTactgccccctgctggacacCCCTTGTATACCACACACGTCTACAGCTCCTTGTGCAATGTACAACCTGTGCGATGGTCTCTGCCTGGCATGTCTCCCCTCAGATATTCTCAAGGCTCCTCCAAGTCTCAAAAGTACTGTCCTCAGAGGGGCCTTCCTGAATACTCACCCTAAAACCCCtacttcctcctctccccagacTTATCACCCTAATTTTCACCTGGAATCAGCTCTGACCCAAAGAAATATGTCCTATTGGTgtgaccattttacagatggagaaagtgaGGTCCTGAGAAGTGAGATGACTTTTCCAAGACCACATGTGTAGGAAGTGGCTCAGTCTGGATGTGGACCCAGGCAGTTGGGCTCTAGAATCTGAACCACGCATTCTCTTGGTTAGAAAAAGAGACACTCCCCTGCTCCCAATCCAGGCTGTGTTTCTCCCTGGGCATCAGAGCCAGGTTTGCCATTAATCCATACAAAGACTTAGGAGCAGAAGCATCTTCCTTGAGATCTGGACACTGCTTTTAAAGACACAAACCTGTAGTCCTTTGTGCGGTGCACAACCTGTGCAGCCATACATGGCAGCCCTGTgaccctgggggcctgggggctccctccccctcccagacCTCACCAACTGGTCAAAGGTGAGCTGGGACTTAGTTGCCAAGGCTCTCTGACAAGCTCTGACCTCTctgagggcctcagtttccccacacgGCAAGCAGGCGGGACTGAGAGTGAACATCTCACCGAGCAGAAGCCACGTCGCCGGCGGTCCCCACTGTGGGTGCAGAGCATGGCAGGACTCAGCTGCCCCTTCCAGGAACTGTTGCAGGCATCCAGCCCCAGCACGCGTACCTCGGCTTCCATCAGCCCGGGCGGCAGTTCCTCAAAGTCGGACACGGAGCCCCAGCCGACCACCTTGCAGCGCGTCCCGGCCCGGGGAGGCCTGGCGCCCCTCCGTGGCAGCCCCAGTAGTCCCACTGCAGGACCCAGGGTGGCAGAGCTATTCAGCTGCAGGGGCGGAAGGTGTGGGGAAGTTAGGCCTGCCTGCAGCCGCCCCCTGCCACCCCTGCCCGTCTACCTTTCCTCGTCTCTTCCTGTCCTTGTGGAGAGAAGTCAGTAGCAGCTATTGTTAGGCTGACAGAGGGCCCGGCTGCTTCTGCCACCTTGGGCCCCTGCTCATCAGACCCCACCAGCCTCCATGCCTCCAGTCTTGCTCTGCAGCTGCCCAGGGGTCCTGCTAACCAGCATTTCCTTCCCTGCTCTGAGCTCTCCTCCAGTGCCTGTTGCCCTTAGGACACAGGGATAAAAAACCTCTTGGTCCATCAGTTGGCCCTTCCCTCCACCCACCTGCACACTTGCTCACACTGTAACACTGCACCCCCTGCTGGGGGTACCTTTCCTATCCAGCTTTTAGGAGTCAGCTTAGACACcacttccaggaagtcctcccagACTGCCAGTCTAGGACAGGTGCCTCCTCTGGGCTCCCATGTGCTCCTGTCAAGGCTGATTTACTCAGCTGCCACCTAGTTGGCACCTAGGTGCCAACTCCCACCTAGACTGGGAGTTCAGAGGGAGCCAGGCCAGAGTTGTGTGTTCATGGCTGTGTCCCGGttgcctggcacacagatggcactCAATCAGCAGCTATGGAATGAAGGACTTGGACCCCTGGTTTGGGTGTTCGCTCCCTGACCTTGGGTGCACCCCTGATCAcccctggcctcagtttccccatctgcacagTAGGCTAGGTGAACCAGAGCAGGGGTTCCAGGCTATGGGGTTTCACAGAGAGGCAGAATTCACACGCCAGCTTTGGCTGCCAACACTGGCTGCCCACATTACGTTTTGCCAAGAAAACCCCACACCCTAGACCCTCGTGTTCCCAGGGTTTCATTTTTGTTGTGTTGAGGGTCCCCTCTGTTTGATTTTCACCACATTTCAAGGGCAGTTTGGGGATATTCTCCCTTTAAATGGCAGCCCCGGAGTGCCTGGGGTTGAATTTGGGGCCCCCCAGGTGGGGGCTGTGGGAAGGGTGGTTCCCCAAGCAGGAAGGATCATGTGAGGTCCAAATAGAGGCACATGAGCAGGAAGGGAGGAAACCCCCTGGAGGGCCTGAGGGGGCAGGGATCAGGGTCTTTGATGACCCCACAGTCTCACTGTTTCCCTCTTTCAGCATGAAtgttgagcatctgctgtgtACCATAACTCACCACAAATGAGATAAAAATCCCCGCCCTCGAGGGCGAAGGTGGAACCAGTGGTACAGGTGCTTCCAGAAGGTGCGGGCGGTGCTGGACACAGGAGAGGGTATGGGGTGAGAAGGGGGGAGCCAGGGGCAGCTGAGAACTGGAGCTCATTAAGGGAGGCTGCccgagaaggggacaactgagcaAAGACCTGAAAGTCACACGGAGTCTGGGGAACATGGGCCGGGCAGGGccacagccagtgcaaaggctcCGGGGTCAGAGTCTGTTGGGGTGCTGACCGCTCAGCGAGCAGCAGGCCAAGCGGGCGGTGTGGGTGTTCCAGAAGGCAGCGGAGGGAGTGACTTGACTCACGGGTGCTCACAGGCACCTAGCAGCTGTTTTTAAACAAGTCAGGCCATAGTAAGGGGAGGGGTAGGGACAGGTCAGACCTGCACTGAGGGCCCCATCCCCAGGCAATGGGTCACCTGCAGCAGACAGATGTCACTGTTGTGCGTGGTGGGCTGGTAGTCCGGGTGCGTGATGACAGCGGAGATGCTGAACACCTGCTGTGTGGCCTCCACAGTGCGCAGGGCATGGGCCCCCAGCACTACCAGGCCTGTCCCGGGGTCTCTGTTGGGGAGAATGGGTGGGGAATGTGAGCAAGGCTGAAGTGAGGGCCCTGCCTCACACAGGCTCAGTCTCTCCCCTCCTGGGGAGTAAGCCCATGCCATCCTCCTGCCAGCCTGTGATGATAAACGTTGAGTTGATCACCCTCCCACCTCAATTATGGTATTAACTCCAATcactgcaatatatatatatatatatatatttttttttttttttttgaccactccACAtgacatgtggcatcttagttccccgaccagggatcaaacccacggcccctgcagtgaaagtgtggagtcctaactgctggatcaccaggggagtcctgctGCACTATTGATTTGAATACTTATTATAACAGTATACTTCAAATGAATATAACACTCATTATATTTATTCTAATTCCCATCTGGATTGTAGCATTGCCTCCAATAATTTCAATATTAATGTTAGTAATTATTGTATCAATATACTCagaatgagggcttcccaggtggcgctagtggtaaagaacccgcctgccaatgcaggaaactatgattcgatcactgggttgggatgatcccctgggagaagggcatggcaacccactccagtatttctgcctggagaatcccatggacagaggaacctggtgggctataatccgtggagtctcaaagagtcagacacgactgaagcgacttagtatgctTGCAAGCACACACTCAGGATGAATGCAACAGTTGTAACCTCTGCTTATGGTCACGGCTGCCGGTCCTTCCCTACTTCTGCCCCTTTTTCTCTGTTAACTCCCCCTGCCCAGTTGAGAGGCCCATCTGCACaagcccccctccaccccccctgcccacaccagTACATGCCCTTATCCCAGGCTTACCGGCCGCTGAAGCAGTGGGCAGCCGACACGACCCAGCGGGCTCGCAGCAGGAAGCCCCCACAGTGGTGCTGGCCCTGGAACTTCACAGATGCCATGTAGGGCCGGGAGTGGGGGGTCACCTCGTGGCCCCCAATGATCTGTGCTCCCCAGGAGCCTGCAGGCAGGGTGGGTGGCCTGTCAGGGGTggggcaggatggggtgggggtcaggctgggggaggcaggagagacagagatggaaagagaagACCCTGGAGTTTGTGGAGTAGGGGGCCGGACTCCCTAAAACCTGGGGCTCGGGCTGGGCCTCCTGCCCGTCCCCAAGCTGTGACCCGAGAGGAGCAGCCGTGCAGGGGGCGGGGGCTTTCTGGGTGGGTTCCTGAGGGCCTCTGGCAAGCTTGGGTGGAGTACTTGGGGGTCCTCACCTGGGggcctcatgggcagtatcagaGCAGTGGTCACCATCAGCAGCAGGCGGCCCCAgtcccccaccccaagccccaTGGCTGTCACAGGCAGGTATGTCCCTGGAGAGCCCAGTGGGCCGCACCCCTCCCAACGTCCAGGAAAGGGAGAACAGGGCTGTGGCCTGTGGTCGGAGGCCCCACCAGCAACGGCCGGTTCTGAGCCAGCGCTTTAGAAAACCTAatgattctcctgcattggggtTGTTGATGACAATCATAATTGCCCGGGAGACCAGCAGTGGAGGGGGTGTGAGGGCTCCAGGGCCATGTGACCCCAGAAGCCCCTTGTGTGGGCTGAGTAGCTGTTTGCCCAGAAACCGAGTAACCAGTAACCGGTTCACCAGAAACTGATAAGCAGCCAGAAGCGCTGCAGCCTCGGCCGCCCCTCTGGGTTGGGGGCCAGCTGACCAGGTGGAGGCagtcctgccccagccctgctggTTACTGCctctggcctcagtctccccatgtGCAATCTCAGGCCCAGAAAGCCCTGTGATTCCTGCTGCCTTTGCTGcatgtattgagcacctactgtataccagCCTCTAGTAGGTGCTAGAGGTGAAGCGTAATGTGACAAAGGCCCCCACACCCTTAGTGCTGACGTTTCTCCCAGTTGAGGGTGTAGATCCCCTGATCTGGGCTCACGACGGAAGCACAGGGCCTGGCGGTCAGATAACACCGAGCTCATCAGGTCAGTTCAGGCCCTCGAAGGCGGGGCCAAGCGGCAGGGTCTCCTCCTGTGGGCACTGGGGAGCCAAGGAGGCCTCAGAGCAGGGAGGGGGCGGCAGGGCCTTGGTGAGCCTATGGACACACAGGTCAGAGACCCTGTGCCACCCTGGGGAGGCTTTGCTGAGGCCCCACTAAGGTGGAGACTCAATGAGAGGTCTGGGAGGCAAGTTAGAATTCCAACATGGGCTCACGGGGCTGAATCCAGGTGTGGGCAGGGTTGGTCCCTTTGGAGGCTCCTGGGGAGCACTGGCTCcccccttttccagcttctagaggagCCGCATCCCAGACTtgcagctcctctctccatcgTCACAGCCAGAAGCGCATCAtctcctgtctctctgcctctgatCCTCCCCTGTCCCTTTTATAAGGACCCTGTGATGACACTGGGCCCCTTGGGGAGTCCAGGGTCGTCCCCATCTCAGGTTGTTGtctttcagttgctctgtcatgtctgactctttgcgagccgatagactgcagcaggccagcctcctctgtccttcactctctcttggagtttgcacagattcatgtccattgagtcagtgatgctatctaaccatctcatcctctgtcgcccccttctcctcctgccctcaatctttcccagcatcagggacttttccagtgagtcagctatttgaatcatgtggccaaagtattggagcttcagcttcagcatcagcccttctaatggatattcagggttgatttcctttaggattgactggtttgatctccttgctgtacaagggactctcaagagtcttctccaactccacagtttgaaagcatcaattcttcggtgctcagctttctttatggttcatctctcacttccatacatgactactgaagaaaccataactttgactagacagatctttgtcggcaaagtgatgtctctgctttttaatacgctgtct is a window of Muntiacus reevesi chromosome 1, mMunRee1.1, whole genome shotgun sequence DNA encoding:
- the PRSS57 gene encoding LOW QUALITY PROTEIN: serine protease 57 (The sequence of the model RefSeq protein was modified relative to this genomic sequence to represent the inferred CDS: deleted 1 base in 1 codon) is translated as MGLGVGDWGRLLLMVTTALILPMRPPGSWGAQIIGGHEVTPHSRPYMASVKFQGQHHCGGFLLRARWVVSAAHCFSGRDPGTGLVVLGAHALRTVEATQQVFSISAVITHPDYQPTTHNSDICLLQLNSSATLGPAVGLLGLPRRGARPPRAGTRCKVVGWGSVSDFEELPPGLMEAEVRVLGLDACNSSWKGQLSPAMLCTHSGDRRRRGFCSADSGGPLVCRNRAYGLVSFSGLWCGDPKTPDVYTQVSTFVTWIWDVIGMAPSPGSLGVSRRCLNHSSTGYTTEMANDTNSSDLENSEAGAEGP